From a single Drosophila sulfurigaster albostrigata strain 15112-1811.04 chromosome 3, ASM2355843v2, whole genome shotgun sequence genomic region:
- the LOC133843398 gene encoding serine protease grass-like, whose translation MSKICVLLFFAFGLAFAFALIAERNADELCIRDDSKPGYCMRRRNCSFLKELIARKNQLTQAERSYFRRSKCPSRRNDKRYVCCEEKEKIDQAIDNLYKEECGRFETDLIDKGHEIQLMSRPWMALLYLKFKDGTEKFACGGTLISKRYVLTAAHCFNEKELLSVRLGEHNINKERDCIGLNYCAPPVEDIEIERIFVHEKYSDQTHHNDIALVKLSRDVEFKRSIWPICLPTIETLQQKLNNKTTFYVTGWGKTEFAEFSDTPMETLINRIDHAACQESFPGRRIVSTHICAGGSNGDSCNGDSGGPLSNIMYFNDFQRFVQSGVVSFGSRNCSSKHPGVYTNVQSYIRWIAYKIATK comes from the exons ATGTCTAAAATTTGcgtgttattattttttgcttttggcttagCATTCGCATTTGCGCTTATCGCTGAAAGAAATG cGGATGAACTATGCATAAGAGACGATTCTAAACCGGGATATTGTATGCGCCGAAGGAACTGTTCGTTCCTCAAAGAATTAATTGCTcgaaaaaatcaattaacacAAGCTGAAAGATCGTACTTTAGAAGATCAAAGTGCCCTTCAAGAAGAAATGATAAG aggTATGTGTGCTgtgaagaaaaagaaaagattgaCCAGGCAATTGATAATCTGTATAAGGAGGAATGCGGTAGATTTGAAACAGATTTGATAGATAAAGGtcatgaaattcaattaatgtcGAGGCCGTGGATGGCTCTTctttacttaaaatttaaagatgGAACTGAAAAATTTGCATGCGGCGGTACCCTGATAAGCAAac GTTACGTGTTAACAGCTGCTCATTGTTTCAACGAGAAAGAACT ATTATCAGTGCGCTTGGGAGAGCACAATATAAATAAGGAAAGAGATTGCATTGGATTGAATTATTGTGCACCACCAGTTGAGGATATTGAGATTGAACGCATTTTTGTGCATGAAAAATATTCGGATCAAACTCATCACAATGATATTGCTCTAGTGAAACTGTCGAGAGACGTGGAATTCAAAA GGAGTATTTGGCCTATTTGTCTGCCGACGATCGAGACTCTTcaacaaaaacttaacaacAAGACAACATTCTATGTGACTGGTTGGGGAAAAACTGAATTCGCTGAATTCTCTGATACTCCAATGGAAACTCTTATAAATCGAATAGATCACGCAGCATGCCAAGAAAGTTTTCCGGGTCGGCGAATCGTTTCAACACATATATGCGCTGGTGGCAGTAATGGGGACTCCTGCAATGGCGACTCTGGAGGTCCATTGTCGaatataatgtattttaatgattttcaaCGGTTTGTGCAGTCTGGAGTGGTCAGTTTTGGATCTCGGAATTGCAGTAGTAAGCATCCGGGTGTCTACACAAATGTTCAAAGTTACATACGGTGGATCGCTTACAAGATTGCCACCAAATGA
- the LOC133843399 gene encoding uncharacterized protein LOC133843399, whose protein sequence is MQNRKNPDMQKINLCFQSNSANATMLLGDLKLAIRSLRQKIIPPDIDVDIINDDDFEKHVKSDLGLGYDFEKEVKSMNIESVEEIELRECCSGFVVELAKQLKQRLPDNFNILKQIDAFSVENILKIKKKQISPILEYFRTPNIDKIERLYNDITLVEWENVDDTVKFWAEVLKYRDSGGNCRFQELASVALQMQSLPWSNADVERVFSQVNLIKTKIRNSMSVETLNAILSIRYGLRRHNMCCFNYNVPPSCLSTIEDKKFYPIDDDDNIDDILNII, encoded by the exons atgcaaaaccgCAAAAATCCT GACATGCAAAAAATTAACTTGTGCTTCCAAAGTAATTCGGCTAATGCGACGATGCTTTTAGGTGATCTTAAACTCGCTATCAGATCATTGCGACAGAAAATAATTCCTCCTGATATTGATGTTGACATTATTAACGACGATGACTTCGAAAAGCACGTCAAAAGCGATTTAGGCCTCGGCTACGATTTTGAAAAAGAAGTCAAATCAATGAATATAGAATCCGTCGAAGAAATAGAATTAAGAGAGTGCTGTTCCGGTTTTGTAGTAGAGCTAGCCAAACAGTTGAAGCAAAG gCTTCCGGACaattttaacatattaaaaCAGATTGATGCATTCtctgttgaaaatattttaaaaatcaaaaagaaacaaatctCTCCAATCCTTGAGTATTTTCGTACTCCTAATATAGATAAAATTGAACGACTGTACAACGACATAACCCTGGTAGAGTGGGAAAATGTCGATGATACTGTTAAGTTCTGGGCTGAAGTTCTTAAATATCGGGATTCTGGCGGAAACTGCCGTTTTCAGGAATTGGCTTCAGTTGCTCTGCAAATGCAGTCCCTGCCTTGGTCGAATGCCGACGTCGAGCGGGTGTTCAGCCaagtcaatttaataaaaacgaaaattcgAAATAGCATGAGCGTTGAAACGTTAAACGCTATACTGAGTATAAG GTACGGGCTGCGTCGACACAATATGTGCTGTTTTAACTATAATGTACCACCCAGCTGCCTATCTACAATTGAAGACAAGAAATTTTATCcaattgatgatgatgataatattGACGAcatcttaaatataatatag
- the LOC133843401 gene encoding uncharacterized protein LOC133843401, which translates to MDRFITKKAASGATEANAPQVTVDDEPNNNSPKADRKFPSEWLTKFSWLKNEGGRGFCKACEKFVFNHITHIDRHSKQALHQRNVKSKENQIKMHEFASRSKKVDDEVQYAIYTLMMFVIMHNLPISLMDYLPNLLCVCCPDSKIANDK; encoded by the exons ATGGATAG ATTCATTACGAAAAAGGCAGCTTCTGGTGCAACTGAAGCTAATGCTCCGCAAGTGACAGTAGATGATGAGCCAAA CAACAATTCGCCCAAAGCGGATCGAAAATTTCCCAGCGAGTGGCTCACCAAGTTTTCGTGGCTTAAAAACGAAGGTGGTCGTGGTTTTTGCAAGGCGTgtgaaaaatttgttttcaaccACATTACCCATATTGATCGGCACAGCAAGCAGGCTCTGCATCAACGCAACGTCAAAAGCAAggaaaaccaaattaaaatgcacgAATTCGCCTCACGGTCAAAAAAAGTTGATGATGAAGTTCAGTATGCCATTTACACATTAATGATGTTTGTCATAATGCATAACTTGCCAATTTCGCTTATGGACTATCTGCCCAACTTGCTGTGTGTATGCTGTCCGGATTCCAAAATAGCAAATGACAAATGA
- the LOC133843400 gene encoding serine protease grass-like, which translates to MSRPWMAILNLIDHKNQTYICGGTLINKRYVLTAAHCFDKKELSLLRLGEHNLRKKQDCDGDSCAPPVEDIEIERIFVHEKYSPKTLHDDIALVKLSRDVEFKRNISPICLPTTETLQQKVNNMKNFHVTGWGKTAHTNFSDTLMEIIVNQKNRAICKKRFPKHPIDSTQICAGADGKDACGGDSGGPLSQVVYFNEYQRFVQFGVVNFGSPHCDGTDPGVYTNVGSYIRWIAYTIATK; encoded by the exons ATGAGCAGACCTTGGATGGCCattcttaatttaatagaTCATAAAAATCAAACTTACATATGTGGCGGTACCTTGATAAACAAAC GTTACGTGTTAACAGCTGCTCATTGTTTCGACAAGAAAGAACT aTCCTTATTGCGATTGGGAGAACACAATTTAAGAAAGAAACAAGATTGCGATGGGGATTCTTGTGCACCACCAGTTGAGGATATTGAGATTGAACGCATTTTTGTGCATGAAAAGTATTCGCCTAAAACTCTACATGATGATATTGCTCTAGTGAAACTGTCGAGAGACGTGgaatttaaaa GGAATATTTCGCCTATTTGTCTGCCTACGACCGAGACCCTTCAACAAAAAGTTAACAATATGAAAAACTTCCATGTGACTGGCTGGGGAAAAACTGCACACACTAATTTCTCTGATACTCTTATGGAAATCattgtaaatcaaaaaaatcgcgcaatatgcaaaaaaagaTTTCCGAAACACCCAATCGATTCAACACAAATATGCGCTGGAGCTGATGGAAAGGATGCCTGCGGAGGTGACTCTGGAGGTCCATTGTCACAGGTAGTCTATTTTAATGAGTATCAACGGTTTGTGCAGTTTGGAGTGGTCAATTTTGGATCTCCTCATTGCGATGGTACGGATCCGGGTGTATACACAAACGTTGGCAGTTACATACGGTGGATCGCTTATACGATTGCcaccaaataa